One genomic segment of Arachis duranensis cultivar V14167 chromosome 4, aradu.V14167.gnm2.J7QH, whole genome shotgun sequence includes these proteins:
- the LOC127746534 gene encoding uncharacterized protein LOC127746534: MAHHRQRDRARSSPPRHARCRRCSSRWIFHVVCSRLASLLRSAARAFSPPRMLERCFLLMSSLRLPRLSPSSRLYSNFIVSRVFVAGDLAPYPSYSASSSCCKHKEEDCCNAASLSASHSCSFSFMLYSLKDHRSKPRI, encoded by the exons ATGGCACACCATAGACaaagagatagagctaggagTTCACCGCCACGGCATGCTCGATGCCGTCGTTGCTCTTCTCGCTGGATCTTCCATGTCGTGTGTTCGCGTCTGGCCTCTCTCCTGAGGTCGGCTGCTCGCGCCTTCTCGCCTCCACGTATGCTCGAGCGGTGTTTCCTGCTCATGTCGTCACTGCGCCTCCCTCGCCTCTCTCCCTCCTCGCGTCTGTACTCGAACTTTATCGTCTCTCGCGTGTTTGTCGCCGGTGATCTTGCTCCTTATCCCTCCTATTCTGCTAGTTCTTCCTGTTGTAAACATAAGGAGGAGGACTGCTGCAATGCCGCTAGCTTATCCGCGTCACATTCTTGCTCCTTCTCTTTCATGCTCTACTCGTTGAAAGACCACCGAAG CAAACCAAGGATTTGA